The Listeria welshimeri serovar 6b str. SLCC5334 genome has a window encoding:
- a CDS encoding extracellular solute-binding protein, which yields MKRFKKVGIVSAVLVMALSLAACGGGKDTSKSGSSDEKTLTVSVDAGYKDYVNKIKGDFEKDNDVKVKVVEKDMFETLEALPLDGPAGTAPDVMMSAFDRIGSLGQQGHLAEVKLGNKDDYDEKDQKQVTIDDKIYGAPAIIETLVLYYNKDLLDKAPATFKDLETLSKDSRFAFTSEKGKNTGFLAKWTDFYFSYGLLAGYGGYVFGDEGTNPKDIGLNNKGAVEGITYATKWFQDVWPKGMQDNKSADDFIQDQFVKGKAAAILGGPWSAANYKEAKINYGVAKIPTLNNGKEYSPFAGGKGWVVSNYSKNKDVAQKWLDYVTNQKNQETLYDMTNEVPANLKARDTAKSKNDELTNAVIEQYKNAQPMPNIPEMSEVWTGAENLMFDAASGSKTPQQSADDAVKVIEDNVTQKYTK from the coding sequence ATGAAGCGTTTCAAAAAAGTGGGAATAGTTTCGGCGGTTTTAGTAATGGCTTTAAGCTTAGCAGCATGTGGTGGGGGAAAAGACACAAGTAAATCGGGCTCATCTGATGAAAAAACATTAACCGTTTCCGTTGACGCAGGCTACAAAGACTACGTGAACAAAATAAAAGGTGATTTTGAAAAAGACAATGACGTAAAAGTAAAAGTTGTCGAAAAAGACATGTTTGAAACATTAGAAGCACTTCCACTTGATGGACCAGCTGGAACTGCTCCAGACGTTATGATGTCCGCATTTGATAGAATCGGAAGCTTGGGCCAACAAGGACATTTAGCTGAAGTAAAACTCGGCAATAAAGACGATTACGATGAAAAAGATCAAAAACAAGTAACGATTGACGATAAAATTTACGGCGCTCCAGCAATTATTGAAACATTAGTTCTTTACTATAATAAAGATTTACTCGACAAAGCTCCAGCAACGTTTAAAGATTTAGAAACACTTTCCAAAGATTCTCGATTTGCTTTCACTTCTGAAAAAGGAAAAAATACTGGTTTCTTAGCAAAATGGACTGATTTCTACTTCTCTTACGGATTACTTGCAGGATACGGTGGTTATGTATTCGGTGATGAAGGTACCAATCCAAAAGACATCGGTTTAAATAATAAAGGTGCGGTTGAAGGAATTACGTATGCAACAAAATGGTTCCAAGATGTATGGCCAAAAGGTATGCAAGATAATAAAAGTGCAGATGACTTTATCCAAGACCAATTTGTTAAAGGTAAAGCAGCAGCAATTCTAGGCGGTCCATGGTCAGCAGCAAACTACAAAGAAGCAAAAATTAATTATGGTGTAGCAAAAATCCCAACGCTTAATAATGGTAAAGAATACTCTCCATTTGCAGGCGGTAAAGGTTGGGTTGTAAGTAACTACTCTAAAAATAAAGATGTAGCGCAAAAATGGTTGGATTATGTGACTAACCAAAAAAATCAAGAAACACTTTATGATATGACAAATGAAGTACCTGCTAATTTAAAAGCGCGTGATACAGCGAAATCAAAAAATGACGAATTAACAAATGCTGTTATCGAACAATACAAAAATGCACAACCAATGCCAAATATTCCTGAAATGTCGGAAGTATGGACTGGTGCGGAAAACTTAATGTTTGATGCAGCTTCTGGTTCGAAAACACCACAACAATCAGCTGATGATGCAGTGAAAGTAATTGAAGATAATGTAACGCAAAAATATACTAAATAA
- a CDS encoding YbbR-like domain-containing protein: MDRILNNKWSIRIIALLLAAILFTSVNANNNNATTFSTTSSSDTEVIENVPVKVYYDKTNLYISGVPETVTVTLSGPRSIVQSAKAQQDFTVYADLKNASIGTQEVKLKVKDASDRLKVKINPATVNVNVQEKVTKKFSVDVELSKSVVADGYQAGTPIIDPKKISITGAKDTIEQIAYVKATLENDGKHKSEFTDKATVSVFDSNLNKLDVDVSPQEVEVTVPVKKVGKSVPIKIKQEGTPESDIEISSMTPDKVEVVVVGDDTVLDKIKEIEIPIDVTKIKADTVKEVTVPVPTGAKSVQPTTIEVKIKTVKKSEATNKTTTSKEENTTNPDENTTDDSEEKDTKISKSFPNMQVYVSGLKNTFDSQMVTPANGKVSVTITGEKKIVDDIAVKDLSVIANLSKSKAGDYSVPLELTGLPDNVAYVINPTKADFIITEKEAQNTVPSKNT, translated from the coding sequence ATGGACCGAATTTTAAATAACAAGTGGTCAATTCGAATTATCGCATTGTTACTCGCAGCCATCCTTTTTACATCTGTTAATGCAAACAATAATAATGCCACTACTTTTTCAACAACGTCATCCAGTGATACAGAGGTTATCGAGAATGTGCCAGTAAAAGTATATTATGATAAGACGAACCTTTATATTTCAGGTGTTCCAGAAACAGTTACAGTAACGCTATCTGGTCCAAGAAGTATTGTTCAATCTGCAAAAGCACAGCAAGATTTCACAGTATATGCTGATTTGAAAAATGCTTCCATTGGCACTCAAGAAGTGAAGCTTAAAGTAAAAGACGCATCTGACAGACTAAAAGTAAAAATAAATCCAGCTACAGTAAATGTAAACGTGCAAGAAAAAGTAACCAAAAAATTCTCTGTAGATGTAGAATTAAGTAAATCAGTTGTGGCAGATGGATATCAAGCTGGAACGCCAATTATTGATCCCAAAAAAATATCTATTACCGGAGCAAAAGATACAATCGAACAAATTGCTTATGTAAAAGCTACTCTCGAAAATGATGGGAAACACAAATCGGAATTCACTGATAAAGCAACTGTCTCCGTTTTTGACAGTAATTTGAATAAACTGGATGTTGATGTGAGTCCGCAAGAAGTCGAAGTCACTGTGCCTGTTAAAAAAGTAGGTAAATCTGTTCCTATTAAAATCAAACAAGAAGGTACACCTGAAAGCGATATTGAAATATCCAGTATGACGCCGGATAAGGTAGAAGTAGTCGTTGTAGGCGATGATACGGTCCTTGATAAAATCAAAGAAATTGAGATTCCTATTGATGTTACAAAAATAAAAGCTGATACAGTCAAGGAAGTAACTGTGCCTGTTCCAACAGGAGCAAAATCGGTTCAACCGACGACTATAGAGGTTAAAATAAAAACCGTAAAAAAGTCGGAAGCAACTAATAAAACTACCACTTCAAAAGAAGAAAATACAACTAACCCAGACGAAAATACAACGGATGATTCAGAAGAGAAGGATACAAAAATTTCTAAGTCCTTCCCTAATATGCAAGTGTATGTGAGTGGTTTAAAAAATACATTTGATTCCCAAATGGTCACCCCAGCAAACGGAAAAGTTTCGGTTACCATCACTGGAGAGAAAAAAATAGTAGACGATATTGCAGTAAAAGACTTGAGCGTTATTGCCAACTTAAGTAAAAGTAAAGCTGGCGATTATAGTGTACCACTTGAGTTAACTGGATTACCTGATAACGTGGCTTACGTTATTAATCCAACAAAAGCAGATTTTATTATTACCGAAAAAGAAGCCCAAAATACAGTACCATCTAAGAACACATGA
- a CDS encoding sugar ABC transporter permease yields MKLEQKQIKNVRQATLLSIIPGLGQFYNKQNFKGIVFFALFALFIIEFFAVGLNALIGLVTLGTVPGVDHSLFLMIEGTLQLIVTLLFIGFWFINIFDARRVAIQWNLGETVNQSALAIIKNMLDKGFPYLLTLPAYLVMTFVIIFPVLVTLFMAFTNYDFYHIPPANLIDWIGFKNFFNIFFLSSYRDTFLSVFSWTLVWTICATSLQIVVGVFTAIVANQSFIKGKRLFGVVFLLPWAVPAFITIMSFSNMFNDSIGAINSQVIPLLNHLPFVDINAIAWKTDPFWTKVALISIQGWLGFPYIYVMVTGVLQAIPGELYEAARIDGASAMQRFRKITLPMILFVTAPVFITQYTFNFNNFSIIYLFNEGGPGSVGAGAGSTDILISWIYKLTTGTSPQYAVAAAVTLLISIIVITVSMIAFKKTNAFGNEEMM; encoded by the coding sequence ATGAAACTAGAACAGAAACAAATTAAAAATGTTCGTCAAGCGACTTTGTTATCAATCATTCCGGGACTCGGTCAATTTTATAATAAGCAAAATTTTAAAGGAATTGTCTTTTTTGCACTATTTGCTTTGTTTATCATAGAATTTTTTGCAGTTGGGCTGAATGCGCTGATTGGCCTTGTCACCCTTGGAACTGTGCCAGGTGTGGACCATTCCTTATTCTTAATGATTGAAGGTACTTTACAATTAATTGTGACATTATTATTTATAGGCTTTTGGTTTATAAATATTTTCGATGCAAGACGTGTGGCTATACAGTGGAATCTTGGTGAAACTGTGAACCAATCTGCTCTTGCTATTATAAAAAATATGCTCGACAAAGGATTCCCTTACTTACTCACGTTGCCGGCATATCTGGTGATGACTTTTGTTATTATTTTTCCAGTTCTTGTAACACTTTTCATGGCATTTACTAACTATGACTTTTATCATATTCCGCCAGCAAACTTAATTGACTGGATTGGATTTAAGAACTTCTTTAATATTTTCTTCCTAAGTTCGTATCGTGACACGTTCCTAAGTGTGTTCTCGTGGACACTTGTTTGGACCATTTGTGCAACTTCCTTACAAATTGTTGTTGGGGTGTTTACAGCGATTGTTGCGAATCAAAGCTTTATTAAAGGAAAACGTCTTTTTGGAGTAGTTTTCTTACTTCCTTGGGCGGTCCCTGCTTTTATTACAATCATGAGTTTTTCAAATATGTTTAATGACAGTATTGGAGCTATCAACTCGCAGGTCATTCCACTTCTAAACCATTTGCCATTTGTTGATATCAATGCGATCGCTTGGAAAACAGATCCTTTCTGGACAAAAGTGGCGCTAATTAGTATCCAAGGGTGGCTTGGTTTCCCGTATATTTATGTCATGGTAACTGGGGTACTTCAAGCTATTCCTGGTGAGCTTTACGAAGCAGCGAGAATTGATGGAGCGAGTGCAATGCAACGTTTCCGCAAAATCACCTTACCAATGATTTTATTTGTAACAGCTCCTGTATTTATTACCCAGTATACGTTTAACTTCAATAACTTTTCGATTATTTACTTATTCAATGAAGGTGGTCCCGGAAGTGTCGGAGCAGGCGCTGGATCAACCGATATCTTAATTTCGTGGATTTATAAATTAACGACAGGTACTTCACCTCAATATGCTGTAGCTGCTGCGGTGACGTTACTTATTTCAATTATCGTTATTACTGTTTCGATGATTGCCTTTAAGAAAACGAATGCCTTTGGGAACGAGGAGATGATGTAA
- a CDS encoding glycoside hydrolase family 65 protein, producing MAQKQLFEIEPWTLRTTKLDKENKRLQESLTSLGNGYMGMRGNFEEGYSGDGHIGTYYAGVWFPDKTRVGWWKNGYPDYFGKVINGLNFIGIEVRLDGEKLDLFVDEISDFELVLDMEKGVLRRQFTVVKKDKTFRIVAERFLSVATKELAVIRYHVEALTPAKVELTSFLDGNVQNEDANYEEMFWQEVEKASSTNHGSLITKTIPNNFGTPRFTVSAVMENKTNSTNESNQTKALYTENHYLFDLHANEVAQIEKRVVITTSRDFEEDKILLAGEKILKSIAKNTYEELLKAHVAGWRERWDKADVEIAGDDSAQQGIRFNIFQLFATYYGEDARLNIGPKGFTGEKYGGATYWDAEAFALPMYLSLTDKSVSHNLLKYRHDQLDGAKINAQKIGLGGALYPMVTFTGVECHNEWEITFEEIHRNGAIAYAIYNYTNYTGDDSYLKTDGIEVLTEITRFWADRVHLSERLDKYMIHGVTGPNEYDNNVSNNWYTNYIAAWTIRYTMENLDAAAKKRLGVTEYEIAKWEDIEHRMYYPFDEKWQIFVQHDTFLDKELRSTDTLKAEDMPINQNWSWDKILRSCFIKQADVLQGLYLFHEDFDFDTKQRNFEFYEPLTVHESSLSPAVHAVLAAEIGKSDKAVELYQRTARLDLDNINNDTEDGLHITSMAGSWLSIVQGFAGMRVTSGQLSFAPFLPHGWENYRFKINFRDRLIEVKVEGNSVEITLLTGETFEINVYGELHELKSTLKITK from the coding sequence ATGGCACAGAAGCAATTATTTGAAATCGAACCATGGACATTACGGACAACCAAACTAGATAAAGAAAATAAACGTTTGCAAGAAAGCCTAACTTCACTCGGTAATGGATACATGGGGATGCGCGGGAATTTTGAAGAAGGATACTCCGGCGATGGCCATATTGGAACTTATTATGCAGGTGTGTGGTTTCCAGATAAAACAAGAGTTGGTTGGTGGAAAAATGGCTATCCAGATTATTTTGGTAAAGTTATAAATGGCCTTAATTTCATCGGGATTGAAGTACGTCTTGACGGTGAAAAACTCGATTTATTTGTAGATGAGATAAGCGATTTTGAACTTGTATTAGATATGGAAAAAGGCGTGTTAAGACGACAATTCACTGTAGTTAAAAAGGATAAAACGTTTCGTATTGTAGCAGAACGTTTTCTGAGTGTCGCAACGAAAGAACTCGCTGTTATTCGTTATCACGTAGAAGCTTTAACCCCAGCAAAAGTTGAATTAACATCCTTTTTAGATGGTAATGTACAAAATGAAGATGCCAACTATGAAGAAATGTTCTGGCAAGAAGTCGAAAAAGCTTCATCGACCAATCACGGATCTCTTATTACAAAAACTATCCCAAATAATTTTGGCACACCACGTTTTACGGTTTCTGCAGTGATGGAAAATAAGACTAATTCGACCAATGAATCAAACCAGACAAAAGCTCTTTACACTGAAAACCATTATTTATTCGATCTCCATGCAAATGAAGTGGCGCAAATAGAAAAACGCGTAGTAATCACTACATCACGTGATTTTGAAGAAGACAAGATTCTTTTAGCAGGAGAAAAAATCTTAAAAAGTATTGCAAAAAACACATATGAAGAACTTTTAAAAGCACATGTGGCAGGATGGCGAGAACGCTGGGATAAAGCGGATGTAGAAATTGCGGGCGATGATTCCGCGCAACAAGGAATTCGTTTTAATATTTTCCAATTATTTGCGACTTATTACGGCGAGGATGCAAGATTAAACATAGGCCCTAAAGGATTCACAGGCGAGAAGTATGGTGGAGCAACATACTGGGATGCAGAAGCATTTGCACTTCCAATGTATTTGTCATTAACGGATAAATCAGTTAGTCATAACCTACTTAAATATCGTCATGACCAATTAGATGGTGCCAAAATCAATGCGCAAAAAATCGGTTTGGGTGGCGCTCTTTATCCGATGGTAACGTTCACTGGTGTGGAGTGTCATAATGAATGGGAAATCACGTTTGAAGAAATTCACCGTAATGGCGCAATTGCTTATGCGATTTATAACTACACCAACTACACTGGGGATGATTCGTATTTAAAAACAGATGGTATCGAAGTTTTAACTGAAATCACCCGTTTCTGGGCTGACCGAGTTCATTTATCTGAACGTTTGGATAAGTATATGATTCACGGTGTTACCGGCCCAAATGAATACGATAATAATGTCAGCAATAATTGGTATACAAACTACATCGCGGCTTGGACTATCAGATACACAATGGAAAACCTTGACGCAGCTGCGAAGAAACGTCTTGGTGTTACCGAGTATGAAATCGCTAAGTGGGAAGATATCGAACACAGAATGTACTATCCTTTTGATGAGAAATGGCAGATTTTTGTGCAACATGATACATTTTTAGATAAAGAGTTACGTTCCACAGATACTTTGAAAGCGGAAGATATGCCAATTAACCAAAACTGGTCATGGGATAAAATTTTACGTTCTTGCTTTATTAAACAAGCAGATGTACTTCAAGGATTATATTTATTTCATGAAGACTTTGACTTTGATACAAAACAACGCAACTTTGAATTTTACGAGCCATTAACTGTCCATGAATCAAGTTTGTCACCAGCTGTGCATGCAGTTTTAGCAGCAGAAATTGGTAAATCTGATAAGGCAGTAGAACTTTATCAGCGGACGGCTAGACTTGATCTTGATAACATTAATAATGATACAGAAGATGGCTTGCATATTACATCCATGGCAGGAAGCTGGTTATCAATCGTACAAGGTTTTGCCGGAATGCGAGTAACATCAGGACAATTAAGCTTTGCACCATTCTTACCACATGGTTGGGAAAATTATCGTTTCAAAATTAACTTCCGTGATCGTTTAATCGAGGTAAAAGTGGAAGGAAATAGTGTAGAAATCACACTTCTGACTGGTGAAACTTTTGAAATCAATGTATACGGAGAACTACATGAACTGAAATCAACCTTAAAAATAACCAAATAA
- a CDS encoding DUF1189 domain-containing protein encodes MKKVPFIIQYVKSTLGPTAIFEGRKVLKYWQMVIVFIFLNALLLLPVSAHFANQSSFDLPSLMPEMATLGTDQLATEVSGLALEKGELTDQNAHIVEKSANGVAGVNLTKRELAGAKNVINFKEREMTLTDASGYTFEVSYPKDATLSGITSGEALVDWVSAQWYLENQAFVFLSMVLMIGSIIFVSSLMLAVFTTLFIWMTKRSSFSSIASFKESFNLTLNALGIPVMTACIIGFIYFDITIIMAVQSLGMVLMIAWTFLKTRFYKTSEKSMAASR; translated from the coding sequence ATGAAAAAAGTTCCATTTATCATTCAATATGTTAAAAGCACGCTTGGACCAACGGCGATTTTTGAAGGACGGAAGGTACTCAAATATTGGCAAATGGTTATCGTATTTATTTTCTTAAATGCGCTACTGTTGTTACCTGTTTCCGCGCACTTTGCCAACCAATCGAGTTTTGATTTACCCAGTTTAATGCCGGAAATGGCGACTCTTGGTACGGATCAATTAGCGACGGAGGTTAGTGGACTGGCGCTCGAAAAAGGAGAATTAACCGATCAAAATGCGCATATCGTCGAAAAATCAGCAAACGGTGTAGCTGGTGTGAATTTAACGAAAAGAGAACTTGCTGGAGCGAAGAATGTGATTAACTTCAAAGAACGAGAAATGACGCTTACAGATGCAAGTGGCTATACGTTTGAAGTAAGCTATCCAAAAGATGCGACTTTGAGCGGAATTACATCAGGAGAAGCGCTTGTTGATTGGGTTTCCGCGCAGTGGTATTTAGAAAATCAAGCATTTGTTTTCTTATCAATGGTGCTGATGATTGGCTCGATTATTTTCGTTAGTTCACTTATGTTAGCTGTATTTACGACGCTTTTCATTTGGATGACAAAACGGAGCAGTTTTTCAAGTATTGCTTCTTTCAAAGAATCATTTAATTTAACACTAAATGCACTGGGAATTCCGGTGATGACAGCTTGCATTATTGGTTTCATTTACTTTGATATTACAATTATTATGGCTGTTCAGTCGCTTGGAATGGTGTTAATGATAGCATGGACATTTTTAAAGACAAGATTTTATAAGACTAGTGAAAAAAGTATGGCTGCTAGTCGCTAA
- the dacA gene encoding diadenylate cyclase: MDFSNMSILHYLANIVDILVVWFVIYKVIMLIRGTKAVQLLKGIFIIIAVKLLSGFFGLQTVEWITDQMLTWGFLAIIIIFQPELRRALETLGRGNIFTRYGSRIEREQHHLIESIEKSTQYMAKRRIGALISVARDTGMDDYIETGIPLNAKISSQLLINIFIPNTPLHDGAVIIKGNEIASAASYLPLSDSPFLSKELGTRHRAALGISEVTDSITIVVSEETGGISLTKSGELFRDVSEEELHKILLKELVTVTAKKPSIFSKWKGGKSE; the protein is encoded by the coding sequence ATGGATTTTTCCAATATGTCGATATTGCATTATCTAGCAAATATTGTAGATATTCTTGTCGTATGGTTTGTAATTTATAAAGTGATCATGTTAATCCGAGGTACTAAAGCAGTACAATTATTAAAAGGTATTTTTATTATCATTGCAGTTAAACTATTAAGCGGATTTTTTGGTCTTCAAACAGTAGAATGGATTACGGATCAGATGCTTACTTGGGGATTTCTCGCAATTATAATTATCTTCCAACCGGAATTACGCCGTGCGTTAGAGACACTTGGTCGAGGCAATATTTTTACCCGTTACGGTTCAAGAATCGAACGAGAACAGCATCATCTAATTGAATCTATCGAAAAATCCACTCAATACATGGCGAAACGTCGTATTGGTGCACTAATTTCAGTAGCACGTGATACAGGGATGGATGATTATATCGAAACAGGGATTCCGCTCAATGCAAAAATTTCTTCTCAATTATTAATTAATATTTTCATTCCTAATACACCGCTTCATGATGGTGCGGTTATTATCAAAGGAAATGAAATTGCTTCAGCAGCAAGTTACTTACCACTTTCTGATAGTCCGTTCTTATCTAAAGAACTTGGAACACGTCACCGGGCTGCACTCGGTATTAGTGAAGTAACAGATAGTATTACAATTGTTGTCTCTGAAGAAACAGGTGGGATTTCACTGACTAAAAGCGGAGAACTTTTCCGTGATGTTTCAGAAGAAGAGTTACATAAAATTCTTCTAAAAGAGCTTGTCACAGTAACTGCTAAGAAACCTTCTATCTTTTCTAAATGGAAAGGAGGCAAAAGCGAATGA
- the glmM gene encoding phosphoglucosamine mutase codes for MGKYFGTDGVRGVANSELTPELAFRLGRMGGYVLTRHVGEHPRVLVARDTRISGEMLESALIAGLVSVGIEVMRLGVISTPGVAYLTKAQGASASVMISASHNPVDDNGIKFFGSDGFKLSDDQEEEIEQLLDTAEDTLPRPSGEGLGTVSDYFEGKQKYIQYLKQTIENDFNGYHIALDCANGATSGLATHLFADLDAEISSMGASPNGLNINDGVGSTHPEALAAFVLDKKADVGLAFDGDGDRVIAIDEIGQIVDGDKIMFICAKYLREQGLLNSNTIVSTVMSNLGFYKGLRELEIEDVQTAVGDRYVVEAMREGNYNLGGEQSGHIIFLDHNTTGDGLLSGIQLINVMKATGKKLSELASEMKTFPQKLENIRVSDKNHVTDNPKVSKVISEVEAEMAGNGRVLVRPSGTEPLVRVMVEAATKEETDEYCERISAVVRSEMALND; via the coding sequence ATGGGTAAATATTTTGGTACGGACGGAGTTAGAGGGGTTGCAAACTCAGAATTAACACCAGAACTTGCTTTCAGATTAGGTCGAATGGGTGGATATGTATTAACTCGTCATGTAGGAGAACATCCGCGGGTACTTGTTGCTCGGGATACACGTATATCTGGAGAAATGCTTGAATCCGCTTTAATTGCAGGACTTGTTTCGGTGGGAATTGAAGTAATGCGTCTTGGTGTTATTTCCACTCCTGGTGTAGCTTATTTAACAAAAGCACAAGGAGCTTCTGCTAGCGTAATGATTTCCGCAAGCCATAATCCAGTGGATGATAATGGAATTAAATTCTTCGGTTCAGATGGTTTCAAACTTTCAGATGATCAAGAGGAAGAAATTGAACAACTGCTTGATACAGCCGAAGATACTTTACCTCGTCCAAGTGGTGAAGGTCTTGGAACTGTTAGTGATTATTTTGAAGGTAAACAAAAATATATTCAATACTTAAAACAAACTATTGAAAATGATTTTAACGGTTATCATATTGCATTAGACTGTGCAAACGGAGCAACTTCTGGACTAGCAACACATCTATTTGCAGATTTAGATGCCGAAATTAGTTCGATGGGAGCTTCACCAAACGGTTTAAATATCAATGATGGTGTTGGTTCTACACATCCAGAAGCACTAGCTGCATTTGTTTTAGACAAAAAGGCAGACGTTGGTTTAGCATTTGATGGCGACGGGGACCGAGTGATTGCGATTGATGAAATTGGTCAAATCGTTGATGGAGATAAAATTATGTTTATTTGTGCAAAATATTTGCGCGAACAAGGTTTACTAAATAGCAATACCATTGTTTCTACTGTTATGAGTAATCTTGGTTTCTATAAAGGTTTAAGAGAACTTGAGATTGAAGATGTTCAAACAGCAGTTGGCGATCGTTATGTTGTAGAAGCTATGCGTGAGGGCAACTATAATCTTGGTGGCGAACAATCTGGTCACATTATTTTCTTAGACCACAATACAACAGGTGATGGACTTCTTTCCGGAATTCAATTAATTAATGTCATGAAAGCAACTGGCAAAAAATTGTCCGAACTTGCTTCTGAAATGAAAACATTCCCGCAAAAACTAGAAAATATTCGTGTAAGTGATAAAAATCATGTAACAGATAATCCAAAAGTAAGTAAAGTAATTAGCGAAGTCGAAGCTGAAATGGCTGGTAACGGTCGAGTACTTGTTCGCCCTTCTGGAACAGAACCGCTAGTAAGAGTTATGGTGGAAGCTGCTACGAAAGAAGAAACAGACGAATATTGTGAACGTATTTCAGCGGTGGTTCGTTCAGAAATGGCACTTAACGATTAA
- a CDS encoding sugar ABC transporter permease, whose product MRDFMKDQRTTKFLTQFFTYLFLTVLTIIILYPILITASSAFKPGNIAAFTLEWSDSWTLNNFTRLFNETLYLDWYKNTLIIAVVTMIMQVTIVTLAGYTYSRYRFKGRKNSLVFFLIIQMVPTMAALTAFYVLAMLLGALDQYWFLTLIYIGGGIPMNTWLMKGYFDTVPRDLDESAKLDGAGHFRIFAQIILPLVRPMIAVQALWAFMGPFGDFLLAKFLLRTPENLTIAVGLQTFIANPQQQKVALFAAGAILAALPICLLFFFLQKNFVSGLTAGGTKG is encoded by the coding sequence ATGAGAGACTTTATGAAAGATCAGCGGACAACAAAGTTTTTGACCCAGTTTTTCACATATTTATTTTTGACCGTCCTAACGATTATTATTTTGTATCCGATTCTAATAACTGCATCTTCTGCCTTTAAACCAGGGAATATCGCGGCATTTACGCTTGAATGGTCGGATAGTTGGACACTAAATAATTTCACGAGATTATTTAATGAAACATTGTATTTGGATTGGTACAAAAATACACTGATTATCGCTGTTGTTACGATGATTATGCAAGTAACGATTGTGACACTTGCCGGTTATACATATAGCCGTTACCGTTTTAAAGGTCGTAAAAATAGTTTGGTGTTCTTCTTAATTATTCAAATGGTGCCCACAATGGCAGCTCTTACAGCATTTTACGTTTTAGCAATGCTGCTGGGTGCTCTAGATCAATATTGGTTCTTAACATTGATTTATATCGGCGGAGGTATCCCGATGAACACTTGGTTAATGAAAGGTTATTTCGATACTGTTCCCCGTGATTTAGATGAATCTGCCAAACTTGATGGCGCAGGGCATTTCCGGATTTTTGCTCAAATTATTTTACCACTTGTAAGACCAATGATTGCAGTTCAAGCTCTCTGGGCATTTATGGGCCCATTTGGTGATTTCTTACTTGCAAAATTCCTACTCAGAACGCCGGAAAACTTGACGATAGCCGTTGGACTTCAAACGTTTATTGCCAATCCGCAACAACAAAAAGTAGCTTTATTTGCAGCAGGAGCGATCTTAGCCGCGCTACCTATTTGTTTACTGTTCTTCTTCTTACAAAAGAATTTTGTTTCTGGCTTAACAGCTGGTGGAACAAAAGGATAA